The genomic segment ACGGGCGGCCCGGCAGGTCGACGGTCCAGCCGCCGGGGCAGTCCAGCGCGGCCCACGCGACCTCGGCCGGCACCTCCCCGTCGGGGCCGGCGTGCTCCGGCCGAGGGGTCCACGCGGCCGCCGTGGTGCCGGGCCGCGCGGGCAGCGGGCCGGGGCGCAGGCCGAGCCCGTCGGGGCGCCCGGTGCCGCACACCCAGCAGCGCGGGAAGGGGTGCCGGGCGAGGCCGGGGAAGCGCGCGCCCGCGGCCAGCGCCTCCTCGTACGGCACCGGCTCGACGCAGTCGACGTCGAGCTCGGTGGCCAGCGCCTCGGCCACCAGCTCGCCCGCGGCCTCCAGGCGCAGGCCGGGCCCGTCGGCGACGACGTCGAGGGGGGCCGCCAGCGGCGGGGGGCGCCGCAGCGCCACCTGCGCCGCGGGGGCCCCGCCGCGGGGCAGCCGGGCCGCCAGCAGGCCCGCGAGGTAGCCGCCGTTCGCGGACCCGTCGGGACCGCAGCGCTCGGGCTCGACGACGAGCCGCCCCGCCTCCGGGGCGGCGCCGGGATGGTGCTCGATCACCCGCGCAAGCCTAGGCGCCGCCCGCCGCGAGCAGGTCCGCCCCCACGCGCAGGTCGGCGACGAGGGCCGCGTACGCGCCGTCCCGGTCGTCCGCCCGCAGCACCGAGCTCGGGTGCACGGTGACGAGGAAGCGGCGCTCGCCGCGGGAGGTCTCCCGCTCGAGCACCTGGCCGCGGTCGCGCAGGACCCGCACCTGCGTGCCGAGCAGCGCCCGCACCGCCGTGGCGCCGAGGCAGACGGTGAGCTCGGGGTCGACGTCGCGCAGCTCGGCCGTGAGCCAGGGCTTGCAGGCCTCGAGGTGCACCCGGTCGGGGGTGGCGTGGATGCGCCGCTTGCCGGGGCCGGCCTGGGTGAAGCGGAAGTGCTTGACCGCGTTCGTCACGTAGACGGCGGTCCGGTCGACGCCCGCGTCGTCCAGCGCCCGCTGCAGCAGCCGTCCCGCCGGGCCGACGAACGGCACGCCCTTGCGGTCCTCCTCGTCGCCCGGCTGCTCCCCGACGAGCGCCATCCGCGCGCTCGTCGACCCCGCCGAGAAGACCACCTGCGTGGCCGGCTCCCACAGCTCGCAGCCCCGGCACTGCGGCGCCGCCGCCCGCAGCGCCTCCACCGGCCCGTCCTCGGGCACCCACTCCTGCGCGCCGGGGCGCTCCACCCCGTCCTTCGCCGTCGCCATGCCCCCTGGCCTTCCCCGGGCGTGCCCGGCGACCCCTCCTCGCCCTGCCCGGGCGGCGGACAGCTCCTGCTCGCCCTCGTCCGGCTGGTGCTCGCCGAGCCCGTGCTGCGAGAGCCTGCCGTGATCATGCTCGGAGGGCGCGGCGGGTCCGGGTGGCGTCTCCGCCGCTGCCTCGCCGTGGTCGCCGCCAGCGCCGTCCGAGCATGGTCGCTGCGGGCCGCCGGTGGTGCTGTCGAGGGCCCGGCGCCGGTCAGGGGCCGACGACGACGGTCCAGGGGCGGACGGTCCACGAGGAGACGGCGCCGTGCAGGACGTACGGGTCCTCGCGCGCGAACCGCTCGACGACGGCCGGGTCGTCGACGGACCACACGAGGACGGCCCGGTCGGGCGGGTCCGCGAGGGCGCCGGCGAGGAGCACCTCGCCGCGCTCGTGGGCGGCGCGGACCAGGCGGAGGTGCTCGTCGCGCAGCGGGGCGCGGCGCTCGAGGTAGTCGTCGGGGAGGGCGTACTCGAGCAGGTAGAGGGCCACGGGCGCCATCCTGCACCGGGTCCCGGGCGACCAGCGCTCAGCCGAGGGCGGGGCGGCCGTACGCCCGCCGGGCGTGCCCGGCGATCCCGATGCCCCAGCCGAGGGCCGGCCAGACCGGCCAGGGGTACCAGGCGCCGGCGCTGAGCCCGACGGCGAGCCAGATGCCGACGAGCAGGGCCATGACGGCGGCGTACGCGCGGACCTGGGGGCGCAGGCACGCCTGCGCGGAGGCGCGCTCGCGCAGCGCCCGCTCCCGGCGCTCGCGCTCCTGGCGGAGGCTGGCCGGCAGGTCCGCGACGAGCGCGTCGAGCTCGCCGGTGGTGCGGGCGGCGAGCGCCCGGTCGAGCCGCTCGTCGAGCTCGTCGAGGCGCAGGTACCCGGCCCCGGCGGCGTCGCCGAGCAGGGCGCTGGTGCGCTCGCGGTCCGCGTCGCCGGCGCGGGCGCGGGCGCTGCCGGTGCGGGCGGGCTGCTGGTCGGTCATCTCGGGCTCCTCGTGTCCACAGTGGACGGTCACCCCAGCGTGTACCGTCCACAGAGGACGGTCAACCCCCGGGAGGCAGGGTGAACGCGACGTCGGCCTCGCTGCTGGGGCTGCTCGACGTGTGCGGCGGCGAGCTCACCGGGGGCGAGCTCGTGCGGACCGCGCAGGAGCGCCTCGGGGAGTTCTGGACGCTGACGCGCAGCCAGGTGTACCGGGAGCTGGCGGTGCTGGAGCGCGACGGGCACGTCGCCCCCGGCACCCCGGGGCCGCGGGACGCGCGGCCGTACCGCGTGACGCCGGAGGGGGTCGCGGCGTACCGCGCTTGGATGAGCGGGGCGCCGCGGGCCGACACCATCCGCATCCCCCTGCTGCTCACCGTCGCCTTCGGGCGCCTCCTGCCGCCGGACCGGTACGCCGCCGTCCTCGACGCCGCCCGCGAGGAGCACGCCCAGCGGCTGGCGGGCTACCGCGCCCTGGACGAGCGGCTCGAGGCCGAGGCTGCCGACGCGTTCGCCCGGGCGACGCTGTCGTTCGGCCTGCACTACGAGGAGGCCGTGCTGCGCTGGTTCGACGCGCTGCCGACCGAGGTCCGCCGGGGGGTTGACCCGCCCCGAGCGTAAGCGCAGACTTACGCATGTGCTCGCCCACCGGGTCGTCGAAGCCCTCGGCGACCCCACGCGCCGGGCGGTCTGGGAGCGCCTGGTCCGGGGACCGGCGTCGGTCGGCGAGCTCGCGGCGGGCCTGCCGGTGAGCCGGCCCGCTGTGTCGCAGCACCTGCGGGTGCTCGCGGCGGCGCGCCTCGTCGCGGCCACCCCGCAGGGCGCCCGCCGGGTCTACCGCGCGACGCCCGACGGCGTCGACGCTCTGCGCGCCTGGCTCGACGACCTCCAGCGCTTCTGGGACGACGCGCTCGCCGCGTACGCCCGCGACCCCGCCCTCCAGCCCGACCGACCCGCCGAGGAGCCCCGTGATGACCCCTGAGACCGCACTGCCGGCCGTGGCCAGCAGCGTCCATGTCCCCGTGGACCCGACGGCCGCCTTCGACGCCTTCACCGCCGGGATCGACCGCTGGTGGCCGCGCAGCCACTCCGTCGGCTCGGCGCCGCTCGCCCGCGCCGTGGTCGAGCCCCGCGCCGGCGGGCGCTGGTACGAGGTCGGCGAGGACGGCTCCGAGTGCACCTGGGGCGAGGTGCTCGCGTGGGAGCCCGGCGCGCGCCTCGCCCTGTCGTGGCGCATCGACGGCTCGTGGCAGGCCGACCCCGACCCCGCGCGGGCCAGCACCGTCACCGTGACGTTCACCGCGGCCGACGGCCCCGACGGCCGCCCCGGCACGCGCGTGGACCTCGTCCACGACGGCTTCGAGCGCCACGCCCGCGCCGCCGACGAGCTGCGCAGCAGCGTCGCCGCGGACGACGGCTGGCCGGGGCTGCTCGCGCGTTACGCCGCGACGGCCTGAGCCCGGCCCTCCGCCGGCCGTCCCGGGGACTC from the Vallicoccus soli genome contains:
- a CDS encoding UdgX family uracil-DNA binding protein (This protein belongs to the uracil DNA glycosylase superfamily, members of which act in excision repair of DNA. However, it belongs more specifically to UdgX branch, whose founding member was found to bind uracil in DNA (where it does not belong), without cleaving it, appears to promote DNA repair by a pathway involving RecA, rather than base excision.), whose product is MATAKDGVERPGAQEWVPEDGPVEALRAAAPQCRGCELWEPATQVVFSAGSTSARMALVGEQPGDEEDRKGVPFVGPAGRLLQRALDDAGVDRTAVYVTNAVKHFRFTQAGPGKRRIHATPDRVHLEACKPWLTAELRDVDPELTVCLGATAVRALLGTQVRVLRDRGQVLERETSRGERRFLVTVHPSSVLRADDRDGAYAALVADLRVGADLLAAGGA
- a CDS encoding YciI-like protein — encoded protein: MAPVALYLLEYALPDDYLERRAPLRDEHLRLVRAAHERGEVLLAGALADPPDRAVLVWSVDDPAVVERFAREDPYVLHGAVSSWTVRPWTVVVGP
- a CDS encoding DUF1707 domain-containing protein; its protein translation is MTDQQPARTGSARARAGDADRERTSALLGDAAGAGYLRLDELDERLDRALAARTTGELDALVADLPASLRQERERRERALRERASAQACLRPQVRAYAAVMALLVGIWLAVGLSAGAWYPWPVWPALGWGIGIAGHARRAYGRPALG
- a CDS encoding PadR family transcriptional regulator, with protein sequence MNATSASLLGLLDVCGGELTGGELVRTAQERLGEFWTLTRSQVYRELAVLERDGHVAPGTPGPRDARPYRVTPEGVAAYRAWMSGAPRADTIRIPLLLTVAFGRLLPPDRYAAVLDAAREEHAQRLAGYRALDERLEAEAADAFARATLSFGLHYEEAVLRWFDALPTEVRRGVDPPRA
- a CDS encoding ArsR/SmtB family transcription factor, which encodes MLAHRVVEALGDPTRRAVWERLVRGPASVGELAAGLPVSRPAVSQHLRVLAAARLVAATPQGARRVYRATPDGVDALRAWLDDLQRFWDDALAAYARDPALQPDRPAEEPRDDP
- a CDS encoding SRPBCC family protein → MTPETALPAVASSVHVPVDPTAAFDAFTAGIDRWWPRSHSVGSAPLARAVVEPRAGGRWYEVGEDGSECTWGEVLAWEPGARLALSWRIDGSWQADPDPARASTVTVTFTAADGPDGRPGTRVDLVHDGFERHARAADELRSSVAADDGWPGLLARYAATA